The proteins below are encoded in one region of bacterium:
- a CDS encoding helix-turn-helix transcriptional regulator: MQPNIDIYSIIGIIGFIQGIFLSIVLVFHRTGNRIANYFLAAFLFVFSIDILGTIADYAGYYFLFPNLYLITDPLDWAVGPLLFLYVVALTQKGFRLKKYYFLHFVPFILLGLVFAPIWFQSAEWKLDLIKESYNERLTNTGSSDNFQSKIVIALFFCTQPLVYIILIFKTLHQHTMNLKNQFSTIGKINLKWITYLLIIITLIWMAWFILFLNLSNSDDVIILPVIFSFFVYGMGYFGLRQPAIFAQEQEAYVTKYENSPLTDDQSKHYMLILTELMEKEQLYIDSDLCLDTLSHKLSLPARYVSQIINEQTKQNFFDFVNRYRIDQAKRLLLESKDGRTNILSIAYDVGFNSKSAFNTAFKKYTHSTPSAYKKSVT; this comes from the coding sequence ATGCAGCCTAATATTGATATTTATTCCATCATTGGTATTATTGGTTTTATTCAAGGAATTTTTCTCTCCATAGTATTGGTTTTTCATCGGACGGGGAATCGAATTGCCAATTATTTTTTAGCGGCCTTTTTGTTTGTTTTTTCAATAGACATCTTGGGGACGATTGCCGATTATGCCGGTTACTATTTTCTGTTTCCCAATTTATATCTTATTACCGACCCATTAGATTGGGCTGTCGGCCCATTGTTGTTTCTGTATGTTGTGGCTCTAACCCAGAAGGGGTTCAGGCTAAAAAAATATTATTTTTTGCATTTCGTTCCTTTTATTCTGCTTGGTTTGGTTTTCGCTCCGATTTGGTTTCAAAGCGCAGAATGGAAATTGGACTTGATCAAAGAATCATATAACGAAAGACTAACTAATACGGGCAGTTCAGATAATTTTCAAAGCAAGATTGTAATAGCCTTATTTTTTTGTACACAGCCCTTGGTTTATATTATTTTGATATTTAAAACGCTTCATCAACATACGATGAATCTGAAAAATCAATTTTCTACCATCGGAAAAATTAACTTAAAATGGATTACTTATCTTTTGATCATCATTACCCTGATTTGGATGGCATGGTTCATTCTATTTTTGAATCTGTCCAATTCTGATGACGTGATCATATTACCGGTTATTTTTTCATTTTTTGTCTATGGCATGGGGTATTTTGGTCTTCGACAGCCAGCTATTTTTGCGCAGGAACAAGAAGCATATGTGACTAAATATGAGAATTCACCTTTAACAGACGATCAATCAAAACACTATATGTTAATATTAACAGAGCTGATGGAAAAGGAACAATTATATATAGATTCCGATCTCTGTCTTGACACATTGTCGCATAAGTTGAGTCTCCCTGCTCGTTATGTATCTCAGATTATCAATGAACAAACAAAGCAGAATTTTTTTGATTTTGTCAATCGATACCGAATTGATCAAGCTAAACGCTTATTATTGGAAAGTAAGGACGGACGGACGAATATTTTGAGTATTGCTTATGACGTCGGGTTTAATTCTAAATCGGCCTTTAATACAGCTTTTAAAAAATATACGCACTCAACACCCTCAGCCTATAAAAAATCTGTCACTTAG
- a CDS encoding DUF2380 domain-containing protein, with protein sequence MKRALLLITVLFLNTLVAQEKPKTENRLTAAVLDFKIISGITDAEVTALTSKFRSSLIQTKKYDVLERGQMETILKEQDFSLSDNCNSAECAVQVGQLLAAEKMITGDIGKIGSTYTVTVRIIDVSTGKIEDTQSSEYRGDTDGLIKTFDLLAQKLTGVYRSKATLWYIMGGTALAGGAAAAVLLLSGSKSGTSATIGNPPGAPLIP encoded by the coding sequence ATGAAACGTGCCCTTCTGCTCATCACTGTGCTTTTCTTGAACACCCTGGTTGCTCAGGAAAAACCAAAAACTGAAAACAGACTAACGGCTGCCGTTTTGGATTTTAAGATCATTTCCGGCATCACGGACGCTGAAGTTACGGCGCTTACCAGTAAATTTCGAAGTTCACTGATTCAAACCAAAAAGTATGATGTGCTGGAACGCGGCCAGATGGAAACCATTTTGAAAGAACAGGATTTCAGTCTAAGCGATAATTGTAATTCCGCCGAATGCGCGGTGCAGGTCGGGCAACTCCTGGCTGCAGAAAAAATGATCACGGGCGATATCGGAAAGATCGGCAGTACGTATACGGTCACGGTTCGCATCATCGACGTCAGCACGGGCAAGATCGAAGATACGCAGAGTTCGGAGTATCGCGGCGATACCGACGGGTTGATCAAGACTTTTGATCTCCTGGCTCAGAAGCTGACCGGCGTATACCGCTCCAAGGCGACGCTGTGGTACATCATGGGCGGTACGGCATTAGCCGGGGGTGCGGCCGCAGCGGTGCTTCTGCTAAGCGGAAGCAAAAGCGGAACTTCCGCCACCATAGGCAATCCGCCGGGGGCGCCATTAATTCCATAG
- a CDS encoding T9SS type A sorting domain-containing protein, with the protein MKIFTTILIALILSPRASQAQWTGNPVVPVNVVTRDSQQAKPKMIPDGSGGAIIVWEDSRWGRKDLFAQRIDSNGNLLWAQTGGYPTAWGVEICPVQQGDQINSVIVSDGSGGAFIVWEDSRGSDKDIYGQRINSSGVRQWADVGYIVSGFQLGDQVNPKIISDDSGGAIIAWETSGDIYAKRIFANGGDRWNSFNAYGLPICTALNNQDQVAMVGDGGHGAIFTWRDNRSTEKDIFAQRYNSNGIRQWVVGSDTNGIVVCDASDSQEQPAIVADGSGGAIVTWEDMRGGSDYDIYAQRLNSAGIRQWAAGSDSNGFVICSASSQQTRPLITADGAGGGLITWTDFRGGNNDIYSQRVNSAGSVLWTTDGVAVCTATGNQNTPVMSSVAGGGAIIAWEDATSGANFAQRINSTGNLLWAANGVAVVNPFSGPPPFSNPAIVIDNNGFTILAADRSNSSAYDIYAQRIKPNGTLDDKTVPQIPQNVAADSMVAGQVTLHWNKISDSDMARYRIFMGTSPNPTVQIDSTAFNQVNDTLRVISGLTVGTRYYFRVNAVDSNSLVSNFSNEVSALVIAGEPTAQPTNLRFSLSPLYPFTALTVSFTAAAGNPTGYIALSDPGLVLFDGSNYNVGFNGVLYIGSDTTFYLTGLSPGQHIFISIYAYNNSGSAIDYNTTNPDTGTVHTRADLFAPVVSQISVNPNPVNLGNAVTVQCIVTDSVSVDTVILAYKKGSDVGFTNSVGMLHDGALYNASVSSTSVTASGVIYRIIARDQSGNRDTTFGTIQVTIPAGAVTIQNTSGSPYTSGFPDKIWRMISVPLDLDDKSVATVLDGFGPPGNKTWKLFDKDQDISNSTTVQFAVGRSFWLKQLNVPNGVGGKQISLAGGKTVSSSVALNLVPGFNMIANPFTFPIDWNANTNAGQNSFIKGPIRYDGNKYIGPGQGDATLFNTLNPWDGYWVYNASSSSQILTVEPIGALGKRMAKPALAGWYINFSAKAGEFEDNYNYVGAASDALDAEDRYDLPELPVIGDYVSVSFDHTTASGKTTPYTIDYRSEADGHAWLMSVRTNINHQKTYLQWSAQNLPADYQIRILDVSNNKIVDGSEYTFDNPHESLPVAFKVFAGTKDFVETGIAKAQSELPTTFKLSQNYPNPFNPSTKIRYELPTTETVSLVIYNALGQVVKTLVSHRAQGIGVYEIDWNGTNQIGQSVASGIYIYRLQAGRVVKTKKMLLIK; encoded by the coding sequence ATGAAAATATTTACCACCATCTTAATCGCCCTAATCTTGTCTCCGCGGGCTTCACAAGCGCAGTGGACCGGGAATCCTGTCGTACCTGTTAATGTGGTAACAAGAGACAGTCAACAAGCCAAACCAAAAATGATACCGGATGGTTCCGGTGGCGCTATAATAGTTTGGGAGGACTCCCGGTGGGGACGAAAGGACCTATTTGCACAACGAATTGATTCTAACGGAAATTTATTATGGGCACAAACCGGCGGGTATCCCACAGCATGGGGCGTAGAAATTTGCCCGGTTCAGCAGGGCGACCAAATTAATTCCGTAATAGTAAGTGACGGCAGCGGCGGTGCGTTTATTGTATGGGAAGACTCACGCGGAAGTGACAAAGACATTTACGGGCAACGGATTAATTCTTCCGGAGTCCGTCAGTGGGCCGATGTTGGTTATATAGTGTCTGGTTTTCAACTTGGAGATCAGGTCAATCCAAAAATCATCAGTGACGATAGCGGCGGCGCGATCATTGCCTGGGAGACATCCGGAGACATTTATGCGAAGCGCATCTTTGCAAATGGTGGCGATCGGTGGAATTCTTTTAATGCTTATGGCCTGCCAATTTGCACCGCCCTCAACAATCAGGATCAGGTGGCGATGGTCGGCGACGGCGGCCATGGGGCGATATTTACATGGCGGGACAATCGATCAACAGAGAAAGATATTTTCGCGCAACGGTATAATTCAAACGGGATCCGTCAATGGGTCGTAGGCTCCGATACCAATGGCATTGTTGTTTGTGATGCGTCAGACTCGCAGGAGCAACCGGCGATAGTAGCAGACGGTAGCGGCGGCGCGATTGTAACATGGGAGGACATGCGCGGAGGCTCCGACTACGATATTTACGCTCAACGTTTGAATTCTGCCGGAATTCGTCAGTGGGCTGCCGGTTCTGATTCCAACGGATTTGTTATTTGCAGTGCGTCCAGTCAGCAGACTCGCCCTCTGATAACCGCTGACGGCGCTGGAGGAGGCCTCATAACCTGGACAGATTTTCGCGGTGGAAATAACGACATATATTCTCAGAGAGTTAATTCCGCCGGTTCGGTGTTATGGACAACAGACGGGGTCGCGGTTTGTACAGCAACCGGAAATCAAAATACACCGGTTATGTCGTCCGTGGCCGGCGGGGGTGCAATCATTGCCTGGGAAGATGCAACTTCAGGAGCAAATTTTGCGCAGCGAATTAATTCTACCGGCAATTTGCTCTGGGCAGCCAATGGAGTCGCTGTGGTAAACCCTTTCAGTGGACCGCCTCCGTTCAGCAATCCTGCAATTGTAATTGACAATAATGGATTTACGATTCTTGCCGCCGACCGCTCGAATTCAAGTGCGTACGACATTTATGCACAAAGGATCAAACCTAACGGAACATTGGATGATAAAACTGTTCCACAGATTCCCCAAAACGTTGCCGCCGATTCAATGGTTGCAGGACAGGTCACATTGCATTGGAACAAAATTTCCGATTCCGATATGGCGCGATACCGAATTTTTATGGGTACCTCACCAAACCCGACAGTACAAATAGATTCCACGGCATTTAATCAGGTTAATGATACGCTAAGGGTCATAAGCGGCCTTACAGTAGGGACGCGGTATTATTTTAGAGTAAATGCGGTGGATAGTAACAGCCTCGTCAGTAATTTTTCGAATGAAGTGAGCGCCCTTGTAATCGCAGGAGAACCCACGGCACAACCGACCAATCTGAGATTTTCTTTATCGCCGCTGTATCCATTCACGGCTCTGACAGTTTCATTTACAGCCGCTGCCGGAAATCCGACCGGTTATATTGCCCTTAGTGATCCGGGCCTTGTGCTTTTCGATGGATCAAATTATAATGTCGGTTTTAACGGAGTTTTGTACATCGGCAGTGACACCACGTTTTACTTAACCGGATTATCCCCAGGGCAACACATTTTTATATCGATCTATGCATACAACAATTCAGGAAGCGCAATAGATTACAATACGACAAACCCCGATACCGGCACGGTACACACTCGAGCCGATCTATTTGCGCCTGTCGTATCACAAATTAGCGTGAACCCTAACCCTGTTAATCTGGGTAACGCGGTAACGGTTCAATGTATTGTGACCGACAGCGTTTCAGTTGATACGGTTATTCTTGCCTACAAAAAAGGATCGGATGTCGGATTTACGAATTCCGTCGGCATGCTGCATGATGGAGCGCTTTATAATGCATCCGTTTCAAGCACATCGGTAACCGCATCCGGTGTGATTTACCGAATCATTGCAAGGGACCAATCGGGTAACCGGGACACGACATTCGGAACAATACAGGTAACGATTCCGGCAGGCGCCGTTACGATTCAAAATACCAGCGGCAGTCCGTATACTTCAGGATTCCCGGACAAAATATGGAGAATGATTTCCGTGCCGCTGGATCTGGATGATAAAAGTGTGGCCACGGTTCTCGATGGTTTCGGCCCTCCAGGAAATAAAACGTGGAAACTTTTTGATAAGGACCAGGACATTAGCAACAGCACTACAGTCCAATTTGCTGTTGGCCGCTCATTCTGGCTTAAACAATTGAATGTTCCTAACGGCGTTGGCGGCAAACAAATTTCGCTTGCCGGCGGTAAAACGGTTAGCAGCAGTGTTGCACTGAATCTGGTTCCCGGATTTAACATGATCGCCAACCCCTTTACTTTCCCGATTGATTGGAATGCGAATACTAATGCCGGTCAAAATTCTTTTATCAAAGGACCTATCCGTTATGATGGCAACAAATACATTGGCCCGGGACAAGGAGATGCGACCCTATTTAACACTCTTAATCCGTGGGATGGTTACTGGGTTTACAATGCTTCTTCCTCTAGTCAAATTCTGACCGTCGAACCTATCGGCGCGTTAGGAAAAAGAATGGCTAAGCCTGCGCTTGCCGGATGGTATATTAATTTTTCTGCGAAGGCGGGAGAGTTTGAAGATAATTATAATTACGTGGGAGCGGCATCCGATGCGCTTGATGCTGAAGATCGGTACGATCTGCCGGAACTGCCGGTTATCGGAGATTACGTGAGCGTATCGTTCGATCACACAACGGCTTCCGGAAAGACAACGCCCTATACGATCGATTATCGCAGCGAAGCCGATGGCCATGCATGGCTCATGTCAGTAAGAACCAATATCAACCATCAAAAAACATATTTGCAATGGTCGGCTCAGAATCTTCCTGCCGATTACCAGATCAGAATCCTGGATGTTTCAAATAACAAGATAGTAGATGGATCAGAATACACGTTTGATAATCCACACGAGTCATTGCCCGTCGCTTTTAAAGTATTCGCGGGGACGAAAGATTTCGTAGAAACCGGAATCGCAAAAGCACAATCCGAATTGCCGACGACGTTCAAGCTTTCTCAGAATTATCCGAACCCGTTTAATCCGTCAACGAAGATTCGATACGAATTACCGACTACGGAAACGGTGAGCCTGGTGATTTACAATGCGCTTGGACAGGTTGTAAAAACTTTGGTAAGCCATCGTGCTCAGGGGATCGGGGTATATGAAATAGACTGGAACGGCACTAATCAAATCGGCCAATCGGTTGCTTCGGGAATATACATTTACCGTTTGCAGGCAGGCCGTGTAGTGAAAACGAAAAAAATGTTATTGATCAAATGA
- a CDS encoding serine hydrolase, with the protein MKKTLLIIVIANFLFGCSADTSDRKDFIFIQMLKKYDQSSALSVVRNDTVLADYNANVLLPLASTAKTLIALEYAKQAAANEINPDSMINLDCLERFYIEGTDGGAHPMWINYLNQNNLIINHQVPLREVARGMIDFSSNANTEFLMERLTLDRINQQITELNVEHTPMYYFISALGIGLDRSIAQDSLIRFLNNLSFEERSHHAEIIHGKLATDFDGTFKASLNEQNLSLSAQKIWSDHLPASTAKAYVDIMKKINDRNFPSEILFHIDEVFDTLTRLSPANRELFYHAGGKGGDTDWILTLAFYFNEKSGSKTEFAVFFNNLSGADKYSLENNINNFMVKLIEDSDFREELITNFRN; encoded by the coding sequence ATGAAAAAAACGCTCTTAATAATCGTGATTGCAAACTTTTTATTTGGCTGTTCCGCGGACACTTCTGATCGTAAAGATTTTATTTTTATCCAAATGCTTAAAAAATATGATCAATCATCGGCTTTGAGTGTCGTTCGTAATGATACGGTATTGGCCGATTATAATGCCAATGTACTATTACCTTTGGCCAGCACTGCGAAAACTCTTATCGCATTAGAATACGCCAAACAAGCGGCTGCAAATGAAATCAATCCGGATTCGATGATCAATCTGGATTGTCTCGAGCGGTTTTATATCGAAGGAACGGACGGTGGGGCGCATCCGATGTGGATAAATTATTTGAATCAAAATAACTTAATTATCAACCATCAAGTGCCATTGAGAGAGGTCGCACGAGGCATGATTGATTTCAGTTCAAACGCAAATACGGAGTTTTTGATGGAACGACTCACTTTGGATAGGATCAATCAACAGATAACCGAACTGAATGTAGAACATACACCCATGTATTATTTTATTTCAGCGCTCGGCATCGGTTTGGACAGGTCTATCGCGCAAGATTCATTGATTCGCTTTCTAAATAATCTGAGTTTTGAAGAAAGATCTCATCACGCCGAAATAATTCACGGCAAATTGGCAACCGATTTCGATGGTACATTTAAGGCTAGTCTAAATGAGCAGAACCTGAGCCTGAGCGCTCAAAAAATATGGTCAGACCATCTGCCGGCGTCTACTGCTAAAGCGTACGTTGATATAATGAAAAAAATAAATGACCGAAATTTTCCATCTGAAATACTGTTTCATATCGACGAAGTGTTTGATACGCTCACCCGCTTAAGTCCTGCAAATCGGGAACTATTTTATCATGCAGGCGGCAAAGGCGGGGACACGGATTGGATATTGACTCTGGCTTTCTATTTTAATGAAAAATCAGGTTCAAAAACCGAGTTTGCAGTTTTCTTTAATAATCTTTCAGGAGCTGATAAATACAGCCTGGAAAACAACATAAATAATTTCATGGTTAAATTGATTGAGGATTCCGATTTTAGGGAAGAGTTAATAACCAATTTTCGTAACTAG
- a CDS encoding TerC family protein produces the protein MNDQLWYWVLFNVFVLAMLALDLGVFHRKSHEVKMKEALTWSAVWICLALVFNVLIYFWMGEKKALEFLTGYVIEKSLSVDNIFIFIMVFTYFHVPALYQHKILFWGILGALIMRAIFIFAGVALIAKFHWTVYVFGLFLIITGIKMALQKDKKIEPDKNPAIRLFRRYFPVTDAYDGSKFLTRVDGKLLATPMMIVLIVIETTDLIFAVDSIPAILAITTDPFIVYTSNVFAILGLRALYFALAGIMQLFHYLAYGLSAVLIFVGAKMMLVDVYKIPIEISLLVIVLILTVAIVASVMRSRSMGSHSS, from the coding sequence ATGAACGACCAATTGTGGTACTGGGTATTATTCAACGTATTTGTTCTCGCGATGCTCGCGCTGGATCTCGGCGTATTTCATCGTAAGTCGCACGAAGTGAAAATGAAAGAGGCGCTGACCTGGAGTGCGGTGTGGATATGTCTTGCGCTTGTTTTCAACGTGCTTATCTATTTCTGGATGGGAGAGAAAAAAGCGCTGGAATTTCTGACCGGCTACGTTATTGAAAAATCACTCAGCGTCGATAATATTTTCATATTTATTATGGTATTCACTTATTTCCATGTTCCGGCGCTCTATCAGCACAAAATTTTGTTTTGGGGTATTCTCGGCGCATTGATTATGCGGGCCATATTCATCTTTGCCGGCGTAGCCCTGATCGCCAAGTTTCATTGGACGGTATACGTATTCGGATTGTTCCTGATCATTACCGGAATCAAGATGGCGTTGCAAAAAGATAAAAAAATCGAGCCGGACAAAAATCCGGCCATCAGATTATTCAGGCGCTATTTTCCGGTGACGGATGCTTACGACGGTTCGAAATTTCTGACGCGCGTCGATGGAAAACTTCTGGCGACGCCCATGATGATCGTTTTGATCGTTATTGAAACGACGGATTTAATATTTGCAGTTGATTCGATTCCGGCGATCCTGGCGATCACCACCGACCCGTTCATCGTCTATACTTCAAACGTGTTTGCGATCCTCGGCCTTCGCGCGCTGTATTTTGCGCTGGCGGGGATCATGCAGTTGTTCCATTATCTGGCGTACGGACTATCGGCTGTGCTGATATTTGTCGGCGCGAAAATGATGCTGGTGGATGTTTATAAGATCCCCATTGAGATATCGCTGCTTGTCATTGTATTGATACTAACGGTAGCCATCGTTGCGTCGGTGATGCGAAGCCGGTCCATGGGATCACACTCGTCGTAG
- a CDS encoding acetate kinase — protein MNILVLNSGSSSVKFQVIETDLDLITKSGDKKLVSGIIERIGSESIISFKAEGNPPVKQTAPIRDHKIAIDKIVKWIISKEANIPNIKSLKDIHAVGHRMVHGGEKFTRSVMLNEQIIRDIEDCIELAPLHNPANLKGVYAINDIFGNGVPQIAVFDTAFHHTMPDHAYLYAIPYQMYRRYKVRRYGFHGTSHRYVAYRYRLLNNLQKKQVNVITLHLGNGSSVCAIKNGNSIDTSMGMTPLEGLIMGTRSGDIDPAIIQFLSHKEGYSLAEVESILNKESGLLGISGLTNDMREIIAEAEEHDDRRAKLAITMYCYRIRKYIGSYIAAIGNVQALIFTGGIGENSDLIRAKICEGLEIMGIKIDQDKNKALHGKEGLFSDDKSAVTLWSIPTNEELLIARDTVRCIEKAPLP, from the coding sequence ATGAATATACTTGTATTAAATAGCGGGAGTTCCTCCGTAAAGTTTCAAGTCATCGAAACGGATCTGGATCTTATAACAAAAAGCGGTGATAAAAAATTGGTTTCCGGCATCATTGAACGCATCGGAAGCGAATCGATTATTTCTTTTAAGGCGGAGGGAAATCCTCCGGTGAAGCAAACGGCGCCGATCCGCGATCACAAGATCGCGATTGACAAGATCGTCAAGTGGATCATTTCCAAGGAAGCCAATATCCCGAACATTAAATCGCTGAAAGACATACACGCCGTCGGTCACCGGATGGTGCACGGCGGTGAAAAATTCACACGATCGGTTATGCTGAACGAACAAATTATACGGGATATTGAAGACTGTATTGAATTAGCGCCCCTGCATAATCCCGCTAATTTGAAAGGCGTGTACGCTATCAATGACATTTTTGGAAACGGCGTTCCTCAGATCGCCGTCTTTGACACAGCCTTTCATCATACGATGCCGGATCATGCTTATTTGTATGCGATCCCCTATCAAATGTACCGGCGTTATAAAGTTCGCCGCTACGGATTCCACGGCACGTCGCACCGATACGTGGCCTACCGTTACCGGTTACTGAACAATCTGCAGAAAAAACAGGTTAATGTTATCACGCTGCATCTCGGCAACGGCAGTTCCGTTTGCGCGATCAAAAACGGCAACTCGATCGATACGTCGATGGGCATGACGCCGCTCGAAGGACTGATCATGGGCACGCGCTCGGGCGACATCGACCCCGCGATCATTCAGTTTCTGTCGCACAAAGAAGGATATTCGCTCGCGGAAGTGGAATCGATTCTCAATAAAGAATCCGGCCTGCTCGGCATTTCCGGCCTGACCAACGATATGCGGGAAATCATAGCCGAAGCGGAAGAACACGATGACCGCCGCGCAAAACTGGCCATCACCATGTACTGTTATCGAATTAGAAAATATATTGGTTCTTACATCGCGGCGATAGGCAATGTCCAGGCGCTCATATTCACCGGCGGCATCGGCGAAAACTCCGATTTGATCCGCGCAAAAATATGCGAAGGTTTGGAGATCATGGGCATAAAAATAGATCAGGACAAAAATAAAGCATTGCACGGAAAAGAAGGATTATTCTCTGACGATAAATCTGCAGTAACATTGTGGTCGATTCCAACCAATGAGGAACTGCTCATTGCGCGTGATACCGTGCGCTGTATCGAAAAAGCGCCATTGCCTTAA